Proteins encoded together in one Alteribacter keqinensis window:
- a CDS encoding PepSY domain-containing protein codes for MSWKRFIAGVGVGVAVAWFAKDQLEQTSCNLSPERALKLVKRKMKDFGTIDGSWIHMMAEEFHNDNLTYSVYRGGVSCTIDGHLHAFEFLVDASTGTILKLKRQDD; via the coding sequence ATGAGTTGGAAGCGTTTCATTGCAGGTGTAGGAGTCGGCGTCGCAGTAGCGTGGTTTGCCAAAGACCAGCTGGAACAGACAAGCTGCAACCTGTCACCTGAACGAGCACTGAAATTAGTTAAACGGAAAATGAAAGATTTCGGAACTATTGACGGATCATGGATTCACATGATGGCAGAAGAGTTCCACAATGATAACCTTACGTATTCTGTCTACCGGGGCGGCGTTTCATGTACAATCGACGGCCACCTTCATGCTTTTGAATTTCTTGTTGATGCATCAACCGGTACGATTTTAAAACTGAAAAGACAGGATGACTGA
- a CDS encoding S8 family serine peptidase → MKSNLTRVMMSFLAVLLIVSTFAPFGSANSDRELEIGELFGSYDLSSSDEVTVIVELDEPSIVEAKSKGKSQTKGNLQRVREDVIDDVHSAAPNSEINREYDYVFSGFSVQLPQNEIGSLLSVDGVKAVYPDVLYQVDAFDPELIDSESFSPAMMESAPFIGAEEAWKDLGITGKGVTVAIIDTGVDYTHPDLAHAFGDYKGYDFVDNDEDPQEGPGQYHGTHVAGTVAANGAIKGVAPDASLIGYRVLGPNGGTTADVVAAIELAVQDGADIMNLSLGNTLNNPDWATSIALDWAMAEGVVAVTSNGNAGPNNWTVGSPGTSRDAISVGATQLPYKVFTAETTSSDGVSYASSAVQGFPSEEELLALNGQDFELVDVGFGSPAEFAGKDLEGKIALISRGAGIPFVDKATEAKKAGAVGAILYNNVAGSMPLIPGMDVPTIMLNQADGQALLAKVNDVTVSFDIEFAGAVGETMADFSSRGPVTFTWMIKPDVSAPGVNIVSTFPGETYAALQGTSMSAPHVAGAAALILEAHPDWSVDNVKAALMNTAEDMIDPATGKSYPHNTQGAGSIRVLDAIETETLVSPGSYSFGKFVKESGRQVEKQHFEITNLSDERKRYSIDVEFHDEAAADGIKVNTSNNLQVQPGKTQKVNMNVQVNASGLEAGYYEATITLTDGSDVIEVPSILFVGEPDYPRVTGAFMGKEADGSYYVGSYLPGGADVIEYDIYVLGPGNTIGGFVDTIGSFENVEAPIHEFNWDGTVQNGINLPNGQWVLGVYVEKAGVTEYKAYLVTKN, encoded by the coding sequence GTGAAGAGTAATTTGACACGGGTGATGATGTCGTTCCTGGCTGTTTTGCTGATTGTTTCAACCTTTGCGCCGTTTGGTTCTGCAAACAGTGATCGTGAACTTGAGATCGGTGAGCTGTTTGGAAGTTACGACCTTTCTTCAAGTGATGAAGTGACAGTTATTGTCGAGTTGGATGAGCCATCAATCGTTGAAGCAAAAAGTAAAGGTAAATCACAGACTAAAGGAAACTTGCAACGTGTGCGGGAAGACGTAATTGATGACGTACATAGTGCTGCTCCGAACAGTGAAATAAACCGCGAATATGATTATGTATTCTCCGGTTTCTCTGTACAGCTTCCGCAAAATGAGATTGGAAGTTTACTAAGTGTTGACGGCGTAAAAGCCGTTTACCCTGATGTTTTGTATCAGGTGGATGCGTTTGACCCGGAACTGATTGATTCTGAGTCATTTTCTCCAGCCATGATGGAAAGTGCACCTTTTATTGGTGCCGAAGAAGCATGGAAAGACCTTGGAATAACCGGTAAAGGAGTAACGGTCGCCATTATTGATACTGGAGTTGACTACACGCACCCTGACCTTGCCCACGCATTTGGTGACTATAAAGGCTACGACTTTGTTGACAATGACGAAGACCCTCAGGAAGGACCGGGTCAGTACCACGGAACTCACGTAGCTGGTACAGTGGCTGCAAATGGGGCTATTAAGGGAGTTGCACCTGATGCCAGCCTGATAGGGTACCGTGTACTTGGTCCTAACGGTGGTACCACTGCAGATGTCGTTGCCGCTATTGAACTCGCTGTTCAAGACGGCGCAGACATTATGAACCTTTCACTGGGAAATACATTGAACAACCCGGACTGGGCTACTTCCATCGCACTTGACTGGGCTATGGCTGAAGGGGTTGTTGCAGTTACTTCCAACGGAAACGCAGGTCCAAACAACTGGACTGTAGGATCACCAGGTACTTCTCGTGATGCGATTTCTGTAGGGGCTACTCAGCTGCCTTACAAAGTTTTCACAGCTGAAACCACTTCATCTGACGGCGTATCCTATGCTTCTTCAGCTGTACAAGGATTCCCTTCGGAAGAAGAACTGCTGGCTCTTAATGGACAGGACTTTGAACTGGTTGATGTAGGGTTTGGTTCTCCCGCAGAATTTGCCGGGAAAGATTTAGAAGGTAAAATCGCTTTAATCAGCCGAGGGGCAGGAATTCCTTTCGTCGATAAAGCAACAGAAGCCAAAAAAGCCGGTGCTGTCGGTGCTATTCTCTATAATAACGTAGCAGGATCGATGCCGCTTATTCCCGGTATGGATGTTCCTACAATTATGCTGAATCAGGCTGACGGGCAAGCATTGTTGGCAAAAGTAAATGATGTCACTGTTAGTTTTGATATCGAGTTTGCAGGTGCTGTCGGCGAAACAATGGCTGACTTCTCATCACGCGGTCCCGTAACGTTCACGTGGATGATCAAGCCTGACGTTTCTGCACCTGGTGTGAACATTGTAAGTACATTCCCTGGAGAGACATATGCTGCTCTTCAAGGAACGAGCATGTCAGCCCCTCACGTAGCCGGTGCTGCAGCGTTAATTCTTGAAGCACATCCTGACTGGAGTGTAGACAATGTTAAAGCAGCATTAATGAACACTGCAGAAGACATGATCGATCCTGCTACAGGTAAAAGCTATCCTCACAATACCCAGGGTGCTGGAAGTATCCGCGTTCTTGATGCGATCGAGACTGAAACACTCGTTTCCCCTGGATCTTACTCATTCGGTAAATTCGTAAAAGAAAGCGGCCGCCAAGTTGAGAAACAACACTTTGAAATTACGAATCTATCTGATGAGCGTAAACGTTACTCTATTGATGTAGAGTTCCACGATGAAGCTGCGGCTGATGGGATTAAAGTAAACACAAGTAACAACCTTCAAGTCCAGCCTGGTAAAACACAAAAGGTGAACATGAACGTTCAAGTGAATGCAAGCGGGCTTGAGGCAGGCTATTACGAAGCCACAATCACATTAACTGACGGTTCAGATGTTATTGAAGTACCTTCCATCCTCTTTGTAGGAGAGCCTGATTATCCGCGAGTTACCGGCGCATTTATGGGTAAAGAAGCTGACGGAAGCTACTATGTCGGTTCCTACCTTCCAGGTGGAGCAGATGTGATTGAGTATGATATTTACGTTCTCGGACCCGGAAATACAATTGGTGGTTTTGTAGATACGATTGGTTCTTTTGAAAATGTAGAAGCTCCTATCCATGAATTTAACTGGGATGGAACGGTCCAAAACGGAATTAATCTTCCAAATGGCCAGTGGGTTCTCGGTGTATACGTTGAAAAAGCCGGCGTAACAGAATATAAAGCCTATCTCGTAACAAAAAATTAA
- a CDS encoding S8 family serine peptidase has protein sequence MKSFFTKSMLSVLAVLLVAGSFAPQGSANASGSEPAELFGSYDLSSSDSVTVIVELDEPSLLEAKHTGKGQTKGYLEQAREQVKEALASAAPSSEVNREYNTVFSGFSVEVAQDELASLLALDGVQAVYPDVHYDANEFDPELIDEESFSPAMMDSAPFIGAPEVWEDLGVTGEGITVAIIDTGVDYTHPDLQSSFGDYLGYDFVDNDDDPNEGPGQYHGTHVAGTVAADGGPNGEGIVGVAPDADLVSYRVLGPNGGTTEDVVAAVELAVQDGVDVMNLSLGNSLNDADWATSIALDWAMREGVVAVVANGNSGPNNWTVGSPGTSRDAISVGATQLPYDAYNAAIFTSEGVSYPSAEIMGYPSVEELLALDGEELEFVHVGLAGPGDFDDVDVDGKIALIQRGEYPFVDKAAEAKDNGAVGAIIYNNVAGVQPEVPGLAVPTIMTTLEDGQKLLSELEAGNNTVTFDIEFDQEVPESMAGFSSRGPAAPTFMIKPDVSAPGVGIVSTMPEAFGYYASLQGTSMAAPHVAGVAALILEANPERTPQQVKAAIMNTAEPVLDRDGNPYPFNSQGAGSVRPYDAITTETLVSPGSHTFGVFDKDNGRQTERNHFEVTNLSDERKRYEIDVTFHGGEDHINVNTSNNLNVHAGSTQKVNTVVQINASALEAGYYEATITLTHGDEVIEVPSIAFVMEPDYPRVTHLFLGVNPDGTIAGEAYLPGGAEYFEFWVYRDGEEYEYIGAPVTDENISAGYYQFTWDGLAPDGSELEPGAYDLYAYAEKAGQSDYAYGGTLTIEENGQVELDIAQ, from the coding sequence GTGAAATCATTTTTCACAAAATCCATGCTTTCGGTTTTAGCTGTTTTGCTCGTAGCCGGAAGTTTTGCACCACAAGGATCGGCCAACGCGTCCGGCAGTGAACCAGCTGAGCTGTTCGGCAGCTACGATCTGAGCTCTTCTGACAGTGTTACTGTCATTGTTGAACTGGACGAGCCATCTTTACTTGAAGCGAAACACACAGGTAAAGGACAGACAAAAGGCTATTTAGAACAAGCGCGTGAGCAGGTAAAAGAAGCTCTTGCTTCAGCTGCCCCAAGCAGCGAAGTGAACCGTGAGTACAATACAGTTTTTTCAGGATTCTCTGTAGAAGTAGCTCAAGATGAGCTTGCATCTTTATTAGCGCTGGACGGTGTACAGGCAGTTTATCCTGACGTACACTATGATGCGAATGAGTTTGACCCTGAACTCATCGACGAGGAATCTTTCTCCCCGGCAATGATGGACAGTGCGCCGTTTATCGGAGCGCCTGAAGTTTGGGAAGATCTTGGAGTGACAGGTGAAGGAATTACTGTAGCCATCATCGATACAGGTGTAGACTACACTCACCCTGACCTGCAGAGTTCTTTTGGCGACTACTTAGGCTATGACTTTGTTGATAATGATGATGATCCAAATGAAGGACCTGGGCAATACCACGGTACTCACGTTGCCGGAACTGTTGCTGCTGATGGCGGCCCGAACGGTGAAGGTATTGTAGGTGTAGCACCAGACGCGGATCTAGTTTCTTACCGTGTACTCGGACCAAACGGCGGAACAACTGAAGACGTTGTTGCTGCAGTTGAGCTTGCAGTACAAGACGGTGTTGACGTGATGAACCTTTCTCTTGGAAACAGCTTAAATGATGCTGACTGGGCTACGTCAATCGCGCTTGACTGGGCAATGAGAGAAGGTGTGGTAGCTGTTGTTGCCAACGGTAACTCCGGCCCGAACAACTGGACAGTCGGTTCTCCGGGTACCTCCCGTGATGCTATCAGTGTAGGGGCAACTCAACTGCCATACGATGCCTATAATGCAGCCATCTTCACTTCTGAAGGAGTAAGCTATCCTTCTGCTGAAATCATGGGTTATCCATCTGTTGAAGAACTTCTTGCCCTTGATGGTGAAGAATTAGAATTTGTTCACGTAGGTCTTGCAGGACCTGGTGACTTTGATGATGTGGATGTAGATGGAAAAATTGCTCTTATCCAGCGCGGAGAGTATCCTTTTGTTGATAAAGCAGCGGAAGCCAAAGATAATGGTGCTGTCGGGGCAATCATCTACAACAACGTTGCAGGTGTTCAGCCGGAAGTTCCCGGACTTGCAGTGCCGACAATTATGACAACATTGGAAGACGGTCAAAAGCTTCTTTCCGAGCTGGAAGCCGGCAACAACACAGTTACCTTTGATATTGAATTTGATCAGGAAGTTCCGGAATCCATGGCAGGCTTCTCTTCAAGAGGACCGGCTGCACCAACGTTTATGATCAAGCCTGACGTTTCCGCTCCTGGAGTTGGAATCGTAAGTACTATGCCTGAAGCATTCGGCTACTATGCTTCACTTCAAGGTACAAGCATGGCAGCTCCGCACGTAGCCGGTGTTGCAGCGCTTATTCTTGAAGCAAACCCTGAGCGTACACCACAACAAGTAAAAGCAGCGATTATGAACACAGCTGAACCTGTTTTGGATCGTGACGGCAATCCGTACCCGTTTAACTCTCAAGGTGCCGGAAGTGTCCGTCCATATGATGCCATTACAACTGAAACACTTGTATCACCCGGCTCTCACACGTTCGGTGTATTTGATAAAGATAACGGACGTCAGACAGAACGCAACCATTTTGAAGTAACAAACCTTTCTGACGAGCGCAAACGTTATGAAATTGATGTTACTTTCCACGGTGGTGAGGATCACATTAACGTAAACACAAGCAACAATTTGAACGTACATGCTGGAAGCACTCAAAAAGTAAACACTGTCGTTCAAATCAATGCTTCCGCTCTTGAAGCCGGATACTACGAAGCAACCATCACCCTCACTCACGGTGACGAAGTGATTGAAGTACCAAGTATCGCATTTGTAATGGAACCGGATTACCCGCGAGTAACGCATTTGTTCCTCGGTGTAAACCCTGATGGTACAATCGCGGGTGAAGCGTACTTACCCGGCGGTGCAGAGTACTTTGAGTTTTGGGTTTACAGAGATGGAGAGGAATATGAGTACATTGGTGCTCCTGTAACTGATGAAAACATCAGCGCAGGCTACTACCAATTCACTTGGGACGGGCTCGCTCCTGATGGCAGCGAACTGGAGCCAGGTGCCTACGATCTTTATGCTTACGCTGAAAAAGCAGGACAGTCTGATTATGCTTACGGCGGTACACTGACCATTGAAGAAAACGGACAAGTTGAACTTGACATTGCTCAATAA
- a CDS encoding YtnP family quorum-quenching lactonase, producing MEQLEVGNIKITWLNGGVTHMDGGAMFGVVPRPLWEKKYPVNERNQIELRTDPMLIQLDGKNILVEAGIGNGKFNDKQKRNFGIEQESKVKENLKELGLSTEDIHIVLMTHMHFDHACGVSEWAGEDLVSVFPNAVYYVNETEWEELKAPNIRSKATYYKENWEPIVSQVQTYKEEVEPVPGVRLVHTGGHSDGHSILKLESEGERAVHMADIMPTHAHRNPLWVLAYDDYPMDSIGAKQAHIGEAIEADAWFLFYHDYKYRALKWNEENVVEEAVLRNRENE from the coding sequence TTGGAACAGCTCGAAGTAGGCAACATTAAGATTACGTGGTTAAACGGAGGCGTCACGCACATGGACGGTGGTGCCATGTTCGGGGTCGTACCGAGACCGCTCTGGGAAAAGAAATACCCTGTAAACGAACGAAATCAGATCGAACTGAGAACCGACCCGATGCTTATACAGTTGGACGGAAAGAATATTCTCGTTGAAGCGGGCATCGGCAACGGGAAGTTCAATGACAAGCAAAAGCGTAACTTCGGAATTGAGCAAGAATCAAAAGTGAAGGAAAATCTGAAGGAACTTGGATTATCCACTGAGGACATCCACATTGTTTTGATGACACACATGCATTTTGATCATGCCTGCGGGGTGTCGGAATGGGCTGGGGAAGACCTGGTCTCTGTGTTCCCTAACGCTGTTTACTATGTGAACGAAACGGAATGGGAAGAGCTGAAGGCTCCGAATATCCGTTCAAAAGCGACGTACTATAAGGAAAACTGGGAGCCGATTGTTTCCCAGGTCCAGACATATAAAGAAGAGGTTGAGCCTGTTCCGGGAGTACGCCTTGTTCACACGGGAGGCCACAGTGACGGTCACAGCATCCTTAAGCTGGAGAGTGAAGGAGAACGAGCCGTTCATATGGCCGATATCATGCCTACACACGCTCACAGAAACCCGTTATGGGTTCTGGCATACGATGATTACCCAATGGACTCTATCGGGGCCAAACAAGCCCATATCGGCGAAGCGATTGAGGCGGATGCCTGGTTCCTGTTTTACCACGACTATAAATACCGTGCGTTAAAGTGGAATGAGGAGAATGTGGTTGAAGAAGCGGTTCTCAGAAACCGGGAAAATGAATAG
- the trmB gene encoding tRNA (guanosine(46)-N7)-methyltransferase TrmB has protein sequence MRLRNKPWAPQEIADNPHLIIPNPGDYKGKWNEYFSNDKPLYVEVGSGKGQFVTGMAEQHPDINVIGIEKYDSVIISALELMQEVKLPNVKMLKEDVNEITDFFGENEVDRLFINFTDPWPKNRHAKRRLTHEGFLKKYVEILKDGGEVHFKTDNRILFQYSLQSFSEFGFALKNISLDLHEDGLEGNVMTEYEEKFSRKGHPIYRLEAVWKK, from the coding sequence ATGCGTCTTCGAAATAAACCTTGGGCCCCGCAGGAAATAGCGGACAATCCCCACCTTATTATTCCCAATCCCGGTGATTATAAAGGGAAGTGGAATGAGTATTTCAGTAATGATAAACCACTGTACGTAGAGGTGGGAAGCGGAAAAGGACAATTTGTGACAGGGATGGCAGAACAGCACCCTGATATTAATGTGATTGGCATAGAGAAATACGACAGCGTCATTATCAGTGCATTGGAACTCATGCAGGAAGTGAAGCTCCCTAACGTTAAAATGCTCAAAGAGGACGTTAATGAAATTACGGACTTCTTCGGGGAAAATGAAGTAGACCGTCTTTTCATTAACTTCACCGATCCGTGGCCAAAGAACCGCCATGCGAAAAGAAGGCTCACACATGAAGGATTTCTGAAGAAATATGTAGAAATATTGAAGGATGGCGGAGAAGTCCATTTCAAGACAGACAACCGCATCTTGTTTCAATATTCACTTCAAAGCTTTTCGGAATTTGGCTTTGCGTTAAAGAATATCAGCCTGGACCTTCATGAAGACGGCTTGGAAGGCAATGTAATGACGGAGTACGAAGAAAAGTTCTCAAGAAAAGGCCATCCTATTTACCGCCTTGAAGCTGTCTGGAAAAAGTAA
- a CDS encoding YtzH-like family protein, translating to MPMNYHHQLQLLIDILKNQDNEHYGSRDEYAQIERLAKSLLKNKEIQEEIRDLLMNIEQYSSRHQTTGQLEALNSEEIQQWIQGIETSEHSFLYPDRLM from the coding sequence ATGCCAATGAATTATCATCATCAGCTTCAGCTGCTTATAGACATTTTAAAAAACCAGGACAACGAGCATTACGGGTCCCGTGATGAATATGCCCAAATTGAACGGCTTGCTAAATCCCTTTTGAAGAACAAAGAAATTCAGGAAGAAATCCGTGACCTTCTTATGAACATTGAGCAGTACAGCAGCCGGCACCAGACAACAGGACAGCTTGAAGCTCTTAACAGCGAAGAGATCCAGCAGTGGATTCAGGGAATTGAAACATCGGAACACAGCTTTCTTTATCCGGACCGCCTGATGTAG
- a CDS encoding phosphotransferase family protein: MKHLMGEGWHLRPAGGATGEAYVAEQGEQKIFIKRNSSPFLAVLSAEGIVPKLLWTKRLESGDVITAQRWVNGRELKSYDMNSRRIGRLLGKIHRSKELLDMFKRLGNEPLTASRFLEDLEDKAKQSGSADPVVKDAIAWLRSNIQEVNVEDYVVCHSDVNHNNWIVSEDDSLYLIDWDGANVADPALDLSALLYLYVPRNEWEQWLSSYGAELTRDLEKRMSWYMIAQSVESVMWHKDKMQVVELNKWNTMLYDVLNEVNV, encoded by the coding sequence TTGAAACACTTGATGGGTGAAGGATGGCATTTGCGTCCTGCCGGTGGTGCAACAGGGGAAGCTTATGTTGCGGAACAGGGCGAACAAAAAATCTTTATAAAGCGAAATTCTTCACCGTTTTTGGCGGTCCTTTCAGCAGAAGGGATTGTTCCAAAGCTTCTTTGGACGAAGCGTCTCGAGAGCGGGGATGTGATTACCGCTCAGCGCTGGGTGAACGGAAGGGAATTAAAGTCCTACGATATGAATTCCCGTCGTATAGGCAGGCTTCTAGGGAAAATTCACCGTTCCAAAGAACTTCTCGATATGTTTAAGCGTTTAGGCAACGAACCTTTAACAGCGAGTCGCTTCCTTGAAGACCTTGAAGATAAGGCGAAGCAGTCCGGGTCGGCTGACCCGGTGGTCAAAGACGCCATCGCCTGGCTCCGTTCCAATATACAGGAAGTAAATGTTGAGGACTATGTGGTTTGTCATTCTGACGTGAACCATAACAATTGGATTGTCAGTGAAGATGACTCTCTGTACCTGATTGACTGGGATGGTGCCAACGTAGCCGATCCTGCTCTTGATTTATCGGCATTATTGTACTTATATGTACCGAGGAACGAGTGGGAGCAGTGGCTGTCATCCTACGGTGCTGAATTAACCAGAGATCTGGAGAAGCGCATGAGCTGGTATATGATTGCTCAGAGCGTCGAAAGCGTGATGTGGCATAAAGATAAAATGCAGGTCGTTGAGTTAAATAAATGGAATACCATGCTTTATGACGTGTTAAATGAAGTGAATGTATAA